In the genome of Neovison vison isolate M4711 chromosome 3, ASM_NN_V1, whole genome shotgun sequence, one region contains:
- the LOC122903462 gene encoding uncharacterized protein LOC122903462 yields the protein MCPSPTLTTRMERHPRVTTKRRSGLFAPARRRLRSQLPGRRPLLDDGSGLRSSIGVRKVPQDRLSPDLLVKCPFLTTRGKEMKKTYFSGLSFRGSRCCCVTVRLCTIVRLCVTVRLCTILRLCGTVRLCTIVRLCGTARLCTILRLCGTVRLCTILRLCGTARLCTIVRLCGTVRLCTIVRDRAVVHDSAVVRDRAVVHDSAVVRDRAVVQGQTEPAEARRRDAQRTAVQGPSEGPAVPVLRSQLRRRTRGRRDQEGGKDTR from the exons ATGTGCCCCAGCCCAACTCTGACCACGAGGATGGAGCGTCACCCCAG aGTAACAACAAAGCGACGGAGCGGACTGTTTGCACCGGCCAGACGACGCCTGCGGTCGCAGCTCCCAGGCCGGCGGCCTCTTCTAGACGATGGATCAGGATTACGAAGCTCCATCGGTGTCCGGAAGGTCCCGCAGGACCGTCTGAGCCCAGATTTGCTTGTCAAGTGCCCGTTCCTCACGACGCGAGgtaaagagatgaagaaaaccTATTTTTCTGGGTTGTCGTTTCGGGGTTCCCGTTGCTGTTGCGTGACCGTGCGGTTGTGCACGATTGTGCGGTTGTGCGTGACCGTGCGGTTGTGCACGATTCTGCGGTTGTGCGGGACCGTGCGGTTGTGCACCATTGTGCGGTTGTGCGGGACCGCGCGGTTGTGCACGATTCTGCGGTTGTGCGGGACCGTGCGGTTGTGCACGATTCTGCGGTTGTGCGGGACCGCGCGGTTGTGCACGATTGTGCGGTTGTGCGGGACCGTGCGGTTGTGCACGATTGTGCGGGACCGCGCGGTTGTGCACGATTCTGCGGTTGTGCGGGACCGCGCGGTTGTGCACGATTCTGCGGTTGTGCGGGACCGCGCGGTTGTGCAAGGACAGACCGAGCCCGCGGAAGCGCGCCGACGGGACGCACAGCGCACAGCAGTGCAGGGACCGTCTGAAGGGCCGGCGGTGCCCGTTCTGCGGTCACAACTGCGGAGACGGACGAGGGGGCGCCGGGACCAGGAGGGCGGGAAGGACACGCGGTGA
- the NABP1 gene encoding SOSS complex subunit B2, with protein MNGGTDPPLFIKDIKPGLKNLNVVFIVLEIGRVTKTKDGHEVRSCKVADKTGSITISVWDEIGGLIQPGDIIRLTRGYASMWKGCLTLYTGRGGELQKIGEFCMVYSEVPNFSEPNPDYRGQQSRGAHNEQKNNSMNNNMGTGTFGPVGNGVQAGPESRGCQFSYAGRSNGRGPTHSQLHGTANNQTVMTTISNGRDPRRAFKR; from the exons ATGAACGGGGGCACCGACCCTCCTCTTTTCATAAAAGACATTAAGCCCGGACTGAAAAACTTAAATGTCGTCTTTATTGTGCTGGAGATAG GACGTGTGACCAAAACCAAAGACGGCCATGAAGTGAGATCATGCAAAGTGGCCGACAAAACGGGCAGCATCACGATCTCCGTGTGGGATGAAATCGGAGGTCTCATCCAGCCGGGGGACATCATTCGGTTGACCCGAGG gtATGCATCCATGTGGAAAGGCTGTTTGACGCTGTACACTGGAAGGGGTGGAGAACTTCAAAAAATTGGGGA attttgtaTGGTTTATTCAGAAGTGCCAAATTTCAGTGAACCCAACCCAGATTATCGAGGACAACAGAGCAGAGGG gCACACAATGAGCAGAAGAATAATTCCATGAATAATAATATGGGTACAGGTACATTTGGACCAgtgg gaAACGGGGTTCAAGCTGGCCCAGAATCACGGGGATGCCAGTTTTCATATGCTGGTAGAAGCAATGGCCGGGGACCTACACATTCACAGCTACACGGAACAGCTAATAATCAAACAGTCATGACCACAATAAGTAATGGCAGGGACCCTCGGAGAGCCTTTAAAAGATGA